From Aristaeella lactis, the proteins below share one genomic window:
- a CDS encoding cupin domain-containing protein, whose translation MNNETFEAFKAGRLCLEDRTIPFTDIPWSAHPVFEGVELKHIVTARDTDGAFSYHLVRIAPNKRIGDHIHETQLETHEVIAGDGTCINGGFSQRYTPGTIAILPAKVHHEVQAGEQGLYLFAKFFPALC comes from the coding sequence ATGAACAACGAAACCTTTGAAGCCTTTAAAGCAGGGCGACTGTGCCTGGAGGACCGGACGATCCCTTTTACGGACATTCCCTGGTCTGCCCATCCCGTATTTGAAGGAGTGGAGCTCAAGCACATCGTTACGGCCAGGGATACAGATGGCGCGTTCAGCTATCACCTGGTCCGTATTGCCCCCAACAAACGGATCGGGGACCACATCCATGAGACACAGCTGGAAACCCATGAGGTGATCGCGGGAGACGGAACCTGTATCAACGGCGGGTTCAGCCAGCGGTATACCCCGGGCACGATTGCCATCCTGCCGGCAAAAGTGCACCATGAGGTGCAGGCGGGAGAACAGGGGCTTTACCTGTTTGCCAAGTTTTTTCCGGCACTTTGCTGA
- a CDS encoding peptidoglycan-binding domain-containing protein, producing MKRYMKIIGLAALLALCLLLAGCHQSPDETNSPHFNTLPPEQVVTSTPEPQPAETQNLFGDDTGFLPDETETDKPAESGWNIPWGDDSGLETDTPDAEETYQPDYPDIETVTSAPVTEMPSAEPSPTPKSLQRGFTDSEDVREMQKKLKELGYYKGSADGDFGAGTEDAVIAFQKANGLTADGKAGPKTLEKLYGTSAVTAKSASSDSSASTSSSAGKISKDTYLDSGKKGKDVKALQNRLIELGWLSGSASGTYDEATEAAVIAFQKKAKLWADGKAGPKTIEALFSSKAPTGSASSGSTLELGSEGSEVKKLQKRLIDLGYLSGTADGKFGEMTETALKAFQEANGLEADGKAGTKTQNKLYSDEAVRASKSSD from the coding sequence ATGAAAAGATACATGAAAATCATCGGACTGGCCGCGCTGCTGGCGCTGTGCCTGCTGCTGGCAGGATGCCACCAGTCTCCGGACGAGACAAACAGTCCGCACTTCAATACACTTCCGCCGGAACAGGTTGTGACCTCTACGCCTGAACCGCAGCCGGCAGAAACCCAGAACCTCTTCGGTGATGACACCGGATTCCTTCCGGATGAAACAGAAACTGACAAGCCTGCTGAAAGCGGCTGGAATATTCCCTGGGGAGACGATTCCGGTTTGGAAACAGATACTCCCGACGCTGAGGAGACATACCAGCCGGATTATCCGGATATCGAGACCGTCACCTCCGCGCCGGTTACAGAAATGCCCTCTGCCGAGCCTTCCCCGACACCCAAGAGCCTGCAGCGCGGTTTCACCGACAGTGAAGATGTGCGCGAAATGCAGAAGAAGCTGAAAGAGCTTGGTTATTACAAGGGATCCGCGGACGGTGATTTCGGTGCCGGAACAGAGGATGCCGTAATCGCCTTCCAGAAGGCCAACGGCCTCACCGCGGACGGCAAGGCCGGTCCGAAGACCCTGGAGAAGCTGTACGGCACCAGCGCCGTCACCGCCAAGTCCGCTTCTTCTGACAGCTCCGCTTCCACTTCTTCCTCCGCCGGCAAGATCTCCAAGGATACCTACCTGGATTCCGGCAAGAAGGGCAAGGACGTCAAGGCCCTGCAGAACCGGCTGATCGAACTGGGCTGGCTGTCCGGCTCCGCCTCCGGCACCTATGACGAGGCCACCGAGGCCGCCGTCATCGCCTTCCAGAAGAAGGCCAAGCTCTGGGCGGATGGCAAGGCCGGTCCCAAAACCATTGAAGCCCTGTTCTCCTCCAAGGCGCCCACAGGCTCCGCCTCCAGCGGTTCCACGCTGGAACTGGGCAGCGAGGGCAGCGAGGTCAAAAAGCTGCAGAAGCGGCTGATCGATCTGGGCTACCTCAGCGGCACCGCCGACGGTAAGTTCGGCGAAATGACTGAGACCGCGCTGAAAGCCTTCCAGGAAGCCAACGGCCTGGAAGCGGACGGCAAAGCCGGCACAAAGACCCAGAACAAGCTGTACAGCGATGAGGCGGTAAGAGCATCCAAATCATCCGATTGA
- a CDS encoding ABC transporter ATP-binding protein, with amino-acid sequence MLESRELTKKFGAKTAVDNVSLSMEPGHVYAMLGPNGSGKTTWMKMAAGLVKPTSGEVFFNGNPVGIESRKDVAYMSTEPYFYDWMTIEAAGKYYSDFFEDFSMENFLIMLREMDLNEKDKIRTLSSGMVAKMKIALTLARNAKVYMLDEPFNGIDLLARDEIRAAILKAATPEKLLLLSSHLVEEMEAIADRAVFIRKGVLIEVRDLEEMREVDGVSMADRYRAIFGHGEVEA; translated from the coding sequence ATGCTTGAAAGCAGAGAACTGACTAAGAAATTCGGCGCGAAAACTGCCGTGGACAATGTCTCCCTCTCCATGGAACCCGGGCATGTCTACGCTATGCTGGGGCCCAACGGCAGCGGCAAAACCACCTGGATGAAGATGGCCGCGGGGCTGGTCAAGCCCACCTCCGGCGAAGTCTTCTTCAACGGAAACCCTGTGGGGATCGAAAGCCGCAAAGATGTGGCTTATATGTCCACCGAACCCTATTTTTATGACTGGATGACCATTGAGGCTGCCGGGAAATACTACAGCGATTTCTTTGAGGACTTCTCCATGGAGAACTTTCTCATCATGCTCCGCGAAATGGACCTGAACGAGAAGGATAAGATCCGTACCCTGTCCAGCGGTATGGTGGCCAAGATGAAGATTGCCCTCACCCTGGCCCGGAACGCCAAAGTCTACATGCTGGACGAGCCCTTCAACGGCATCGACCTGCTTGCCCGGGATGAAATCCGCGCCGCCATTCTGAAAGCGGCAACCCCTGAAAAGCTCCTGCTTCTTTCCAGCCACCTGGTGGAGGAGATGGAAGCAATCGCGGACCGGGCAGTGTTCATCCGCAAAGGCGTATTGATTGAAGTACGGGACCTGGAAGAAATGCGCGAGGTTGACGGCGTTTCCATGGCGGACCGTTACCGTGCGATCTTCGGTCACGGGGAGGTAGAGGCATAA
- a CDS encoding class I SAM-dependent methyltransferase yields MNHPWKEIPLDDYESHMSLDSVGQLRALNRIMKDQFEARPVRTAMVLGAAGGNGLEHIRKEKYDTVWAVDINEAYLKAAAERHALLRDILEFLCLDLVKDADQLPQTELVIADLLVEYIGYDAFSRVVRRVDPEWVSCVIQINTDEAEWVSDSPYLHAFDRLDEVHHQMEENVLTEVLKSIGYEEILREDTPLPNGKKLVRLDYRKTH; encoded by the coding sequence ATGAACCATCCCTGGAAAGAGATTCCGCTGGACGACTATGAAAGCCACATGTCTCTGGACTCCGTCGGCCAGCTCCGGGCGCTGAACCGGATCATGAAGGATCAGTTTGAAGCCCGGCCCGTCCGGACCGCCATGGTTCTCGGCGCCGCCGGCGGAAACGGCCTGGAGCATATACGGAAGGAAAAGTATGACACCGTCTGGGCGGTCGATATCAACGAAGCCTACCTGAAGGCCGCCGCGGAACGGCATGCCCTGCTGCGGGACATCCTGGAATTCCTTTGCCTGGACCTGGTAAAGGACGCTGATCAGCTGCCGCAGACTGAACTGGTCATTGCTGACCTGCTGGTGGAATACATCGGCTATGACGCTTTCAGCCGGGTGGTCCGCCGGGTGGATCCGGAATGGGTTTCCTGCGTCATCCAGATCAACACCGATGAAGCCGAATGGGTTTCTGACTCCCCGTACCTCCACGCCTTTGACCGGCTGGATGAGGTGCATCACCAGATGGAGGAAAATGTCCTGACGGAAGTCCTGAAATCCATCGGCTATGAGGAAATCCTGCGGGAAGATACTCCCCTGCCCAACGGCAAAAAGCTCGTCCGGCTGGATTACCGGAAAACACATTGA
- a CDS encoding M48 family metallopeptidase encodes MNLKVLVLVIFTVIWLYNLLLNVIRMRSEKNPIPENVADVYDRETYLKWRSYHAEKSRFAIVTSTVTFLVELALLAFNVYAAFAGLFPKEDPFLQMFAVFLLSALSSLVLIPFSWHETMVIEEKYGFNKSTAKTFWADQVKSFIISLIITLAVGGILMAVHTALGDWLILAFAVLMTLLLLGITFLYPVFSKIFNKFTPLEDGELKDKLSGLLEKNGYKVRAIKVMDASRRTTKSNAYFTGFGKMKTIVLYDTLVESMTPDEICAVFAHEMGHGLHKDTLKRQFLSFGQMLILGLLAWLTLRTTELFLDFGFSGMNYGFAIILIMSVEFPLVAPLFGLLTNWISRRAEYRADAQAVKEGYGEELISGLKKLSKNNLADLAPSPLLVKLEYSHPTLSQRIDAIRKAEQ; translated from the coding sequence ATGAACCTGAAAGTACTGGTACTGGTAATCTTTACCGTCATCTGGCTGTACAACCTGTTGCTGAACGTCATCCGCATGCGGTCGGAGAAAAACCCGATCCCCGAAAATGTAGCCGATGTGTATGACCGGGAAACCTATCTGAAGTGGCGGTCCTATCATGCGGAAAAATCCCGCTTTGCCATCGTCACGTCCACGGTCACCTTCCTGGTGGAGCTGGCACTGCTGGCGTTCAACGTCTATGCCGCCTTCGCCGGACTTTTCCCGAAGGAAGATCCCTTCCTGCAGATGTTCGCGGTATTTCTGCTGTCCGCCCTGTCCTCCCTGGTCCTGATTCCCTTCTCCTGGCATGAGACCATGGTGATCGAGGAAAAATACGGGTTCAACAAGTCCACCGCCAAAACCTTCTGGGCTGACCAGGTTAAAAGCTTCATCATAAGCCTGATCATCACGCTTGCCGTCGGCGGCATCCTGATGGCAGTGCATACCGCCCTGGGTGACTGGCTGATCCTGGCCTTTGCGGTGCTGATGACACTGCTCCTGCTGGGAATAACCTTCCTGTATCCCGTTTTCAGCAAAATCTTCAATAAGTTCACTCCCCTGGAGGATGGCGAACTGAAGGACAAGCTTTCCGGCCTGCTGGAGAAGAACGGTTACAAGGTGCGGGCCATCAAGGTCATGGACGCCTCCCGCAGGACCACCAAGTCCAACGCCTATTTCACCGGCTTCGGAAAGATGAAGACCATCGTGCTGTATGACACCCTGGTCGAATCCATGACCCCTGATGAGATCTGCGCCGTCTTTGCCCATGAAATGGGCCACGGCCTCCATAAAGATACCCTGAAGCGCCAGTTCCTTTCCTTCGGGCAGATGCTCATTCTGGGTCTCCTTGCCTGGCTGACCCTGCGGACAACGGAGCTGTTCCTGGACTTCGGTTTCAGCGGTATGAACTACGGCTTTGCCATTATCCTGATTATGTCCGTGGAATTCCCCCTGGTCGCTCCCCTCTTCGGGCTGCTGACCAACTGGATCTCCCGCCGGGCGGAATACCGTGCGGACGCGCAGGCTGTTAAGGAAGGCTACGGCGAAGAATTGATCAGCGGTCTGAAGAAGCTGTCAAAGAACAACCTGGCTGACCTGGCTCCTTCTCCCCTGCTGGTAAAGCTGGAATACTCCCATCCCACCCTGAGCCAGCGGATCGATGCCATCCGGAAGGCAGAACAATAA
- a CDS encoding DMT family transporter: protein MKNQVSSVKERRSVLFVFLASVCFSTGGLFIKLVPWSALAINGARNLIGAAVIGLYLLITRRKIVFNRRVLIGALSMIGVTTLFAVANKLTTAANTIVLQFTAPVFVILFMSLFYHQKPGRVDLVTCFLVLLGVVLFFVDGIQAGNLTGNIVAILSGVCYAGVFMMNTGKGADAISSCFLGQLTAGLVMTPLCFRETDFSLPVMAAVLALGIVQVGGAYILFSIGIRHTQAVTASLITGMEPIMNPLLVAVFYGEQVSALAVTGAVIVVCSILAYNVWLARKKR from the coding sequence ATGAAGAATCAGGTTTCATCGGTAAAAGAACGCCGGTCCGTTCTGTTTGTATTTCTGGCCTCCGTGTGTTTCAGCACGGGCGGTCTGTTTATCAAACTGGTTCCGTGGTCTGCCCTGGCCATTAACGGAGCCCGCAACCTGATCGGTGCTGCGGTTATCGGTCTCTACCTGCTGATCACCCGCCGCAAAATCGTCTTCAACCGGCGGGTATTGATCGGCGCGCTGTCCATGATCGGCGTGACCACGCTTTTCGCAGTCGCGAACAAGCTGACCACCGCCGCCAACACCATTGTGCTGCAGTTTACCGCGCCGGTGTTCGTAATCCTGTTTATGTCCCTGTTCTATCACCAGAAGCCCGGCCGGGTGGATCTTGTCACCTGCTTCCTGGTTCTGCTGGGCGTGGTACTGTTCTTTGTGGACGGCATCCAGGCCGGCAATCTGACCGGCAATATCGTCGCAATCCTGTCCGGCGTCTGCTATGCCGGTGTATTCATGATGAACACCGGAAAAGGAGCGGATGCCATTTCCTCCTGCTTTCTCGGCCAGCTGACCGCCGGCCTGGTCATGACTCCCCTGTGCTTCAGGGAAACGGATTTTTCCCTTCCGGTCATGGCAGCGGTCCTCGCCCTGGGTATTGTGCAGGTGGGCGGCGCTTATATTCTCTTTTCCATCGGCATCCGGCACACTCAGGCTGTCACTGCCAGCCTGATCACCGGTATGGAGCCCATCATGAACCCGCTGCTGGTGGCCGTCTTCTATGGTGAACAGGTCTCTGCCCTGGCTGTCACCGGCGCCGTCATCGTGGTCTGTTCCATTCTGGCCTACAATGTGTGGCTGGCCCGAAAAAAAAGATAA
- a CDS encoding helix-turn-helix domain-containing protein — MENQTEAITYSKANDRIEIVHYRNWTKTYAPHTHTSHLTLGYVEEGRIRLVLNGAELLCGKGDTFRIPPDVLHEIGPADGESYSMMVLCVRTEPEPSDPNLQQLRRAILEQPENLYLIREMAKDAHISPYYMIRRFRKAFGLTPHQFQIQCRVRKAQKLLEEEKSISRVTYDAGFADQSHLDRCFQKVVGLTPAQYRDAIRAGDQQSAGKNLANR, encoded by the coding sequence ATGGAAAACCAGACGGAAGCGATCACCTACAGCAAAGCCAACGACCGGATTGAGATTGTCCATTACAGGAACTGGACAAAAACCTACGCGCCTCACACCCACACCTCCCACCTGACCCTGGGTTATGTGGAGGAAGGACGTATCCGGCTTGTACTGAACGGAGCGGAACTTCTCTGCGGAAAAGGAGACACCTTCCGCATCCCGCCGGATGTCCTCCATGAAATCGGGCCCGCTGACGGAGAATCTTATTCCATGATGGTCCTCTGCGTCCGGACTGAGCCGGAACCTTCGGACCCGAACCTGCAGCAGCTTCGCCGCGCCATCCTGGAACAACCTGAAAACCTGTACCTCATCAGGGAAATGGCAAAAGACGCCCATATCAGCCCGTATTATATGATCCGGCGCTTCCGGAAGGCTTTCGGGCTGACACCCCACCAGTTCCAGATCCAGTGCCGGGTCCGCAAAGCCCAGAAACTGCTGGAGGAAGAAAAAAGCATCTCCCGGGTGACCTATGATGCGGGCTTTGCCGACCAGAGCCACCTGGACAGATGCTTTCAGAAAGTCGTGGGACTTACCCCCGCCCAGTACCGGGACGCGATCCGGGCTGGAGATCAGCAAAGTGCCGGAAAAAACTTGGCAAACAGGTAA
- a CDS encoding lysoplasmalogenase: protein MTYLLVPLCLCLAAVFLLQESKKRYVPAVVLKGLASACFVILGFLLSGGSPTAKLITAGLLLGCIADVLLNLRMVFPKKGQLIFLVGIIVFLSGHILYLIAILKGAAPLWICVIIGVILTALLMKWIFARITAKKAFKIFGIVYIGAIMLLNCVAIGNLIVSPSAFTAVFAAGAVLFLLSDIVLILNTFGKETRQSLRVMNISLYYLGQLLIALSLLYLR, encoded by the coding sequence ATGACTTATCTGCTCGTTCCCCTCTGCCTGTGCCTCGCTGCCGTCTTTCTCCTTCAGGAGAGCAAAAAGCGCTACGTCCCTGCCGTTGTGCTGAAGGGGCTTGCCTCCGCCTGCTTTGTGATCCTCGGTTTCCTGCTTTCCGGCGGTTCCCCGACGGCAAAGCTTATCACCGCCGGCCTGCTGCTTGGCTGTATCGCGGATGTGCTTCTGAATCTCCGCATGGTATTTCCGAAGAAGGGACAGCTGATCTTCCTGGTCGGGATCATTGTGTTCCTCAGCGGCCATATCCTTTATCTTATCGCCATCCTGAAAGGCGCGGCTCCCTTGTGGATCTGTGTGATCATCGGTGTGATCCTGACCGCCCTGCTGATGAAATGGATTTTTGCCCGGATCACCGCGAAAAAAGCGTTCAAGATCTTTGGTATTGTCTATATCGGCGCAATCATGCTCCTGAACTGCGTAGCCATCGGAAACTTGATCGTATCCCCTTCCGCGTTCACGGCAGTCTTCGCCGCAGGCGCTGTCCTGTTCCTGCTCAGCGATATCGTCCTGATCCTGAACACCTTCGGTAAAGAAACCAGGCAGAGCCTCCGGGTGATGAACATCAGCCTGTACTACCTGGGCCAGCTGCTGATCGCCCTGAGTCTTCTGTATCTCCGGTAA
- a CDS encoding AAA family ATPase, with the protein MGILICGLNGAGKSTLGRILAERLGYRFIDNEDLYFPKDDPSYLFSAPRSHEEVVRHLEELIEKDHRFVFAAVKGDYGEKLPSFLDHIVLIEVPREVLSHRVRDRSYQKFGDRVLPGGDLYEKEQSWYALTDSRPEDYVTSWLEGTDCPVIRIDGTLPVEQNLEYLLSVLT; encoded by the coding sequence ATGGGAATCCTGATCTGCGGACTGAACGGTGCTGGAAAAAGCACCCTGGGCCGGATTCTTGCCGAACGGCTGGGATACCGTTTTATTGACAATGAAGATTTATACTTTCCAAAGGATGATCCGTCCTACCTCTTTTCAGCGCCCAGAAGCCATGAAGAGGTTGTCCGGCACCTGGAGGAACTCATCGAGAAAGACCACCGGTTTGTGTTTGCCGCGGTTAAGGGAGATTACGGAGAGAAGCTTCCGTCCTTCCTGGATCATATCGTGCTGATAGAAGTACCGAGGGAGGTACTGAGCCACCGGGTAAGAGATCGTTCCTATCAGAAATTCGGAGACCGGGTGCTTCCCGGAGGCGATCTGTATGAAAAGGAACAAAGCTGGTACGCCCTGACGGACAGCCGTCCGGAAGACTATGTGACAAGCTGGCTGGAAGGAACCGACTGCCCCGTCATCCGGATAGACGGCACCCTGCCCGTTGAACAGAACCTGGAATACCTCCTGTCCGTGCTTACGTGA
- a CDS encoding GntR family transcriptional regulator, producing the protein MDYDPMSPIWLQVVNRIKGSIVTGAIGPGEKLPGGRDLAVQFSINPNTAARVYQELEREGLCETRRGMGTYVTENRETISTLRTQMAAEAADRFLRDLRALGLDCDDAVRLLNERKDTDHA; encoded by the coding sequence ATGGATTATGATCCCATGAGCCCCATCTGGCTGCAGGTTGTCAACCGGATCAAGGGTTCGATCGTTACCGGTGCGATCGGCCCGGGGGAAAAGCTGCCCGGCGGAAGAGACCTGGCTGTGCAGTTCTCCATCAATCCAAACACGGCGGCAAGAGTCTACCAGGAACTGGAACGCGAAGGCCTCTGCGAAACCCGGCGGGGGATGGGAACCTATGTGACAGAAAACAGGGAAACCATCTCGACACTGCGGACACAGATGGCTGCGGAAGCGGCAGACCGTTTTCTCCGGGATCTCCGGGCGCTCGGTCTGGACTGCGATGACGCGGTCCGCCTGCTGAATGAAAGGAAGGATACAGATCATGCTTGA
- a CDS encoding TSUP family transporter, whose product MILTPLSFLIVCPLLFLAGFVDSIGGGGGLISLPAYLLAGLPVHQAIATNKLSSTCGTSLSTGRFLRHGLINLELALPAAVAAFAGSTLGARLSLLVSEDVMKYILFAVLPVAAFFVLNRHLFRDRGGEAEANRRTMVICILSALFIGAYDGFYGPGTGTFLIIAFTVFARMSVSSANAQAKVINLTSNITSLVVFLLNGQVVFLLGLAGAFCNMAGNYLGSGLALSRGTRIVRPVILAVLLLLFLKIIIGF is encoded by the coding sequence ATGATTCTGACACCTTTATCCTTTCTGATCGTCTGTCCCCTGCTGTTTCTCGCCGGTTTCGTGGATTCCATCGGCGGGGGCGGCGGACTTATTTCCCTTCCGGCCTATCTGCTGGCCGGCCTGCCCGTACACCAGGCTATCGCTACCAACAAGCTTTCCTCCACCTGCGGCACCTCCCTGTCCACAGGCCGTTTTCTGCGCCACGGGTTGATCAATCTGGAGTTGGCCCTTCCTGCCGCCGTGGCGGCCTTTGCCGGTTCCACCCTGGGTGCTCGGCTTTCCCTGCTTGTCAGCGAGGATGTCATGAAGTACATCCTTTTTGCCGTGCTTCCCGTGGCCGCCTTCTTTGTGCTGAACCGGCACCTGTTCCGGGACCGGGGCGGAGAAGCGGAAGCCAACCGCCGAACCATGGTAATCTGCATCCTGTCCGCCCTGTTTATCGGCGCCTATGACGGCTTTTACGGTCCGGGAACCGGCACCTTCCTGATCATAGCCTTTACTGTCTTCGCGAGAATGTCCGTTTCCTCCGCCAACGCTCAGGCCAAGGTCATCAACCTGACTTCCAATATCACTTCCCTCGTTGTCTTTCTGCTGAACGGCCAGGTGGTGTTTCTTCTCGGACTGGCGGGAGCATTCTGTAATATGGCCGGCAATTACCTGGGCTCCGGTCTGGCCCTGTCCCGGGGAACAAGGATTGTTCGCCCGGTCATCCTGGCTGTCCTGCTGCTTCTTTTCCTGAAGATCATCATCGGTTTCTGA
- a CDS encoding serine hydrolase domain-containing protein, translating into MTQLIHNTLSRFVDSGEIAGCSARIMRNDEVLFEESFGYADIESKLKMSADTIFPIASMSKVITVAGIMQLYEQGLFKLWDPVSKYLPGFKNPKIAKEKPDGSYEIVDAKGEVTMRQLFTMTSGVPYGWADTAAGRIRIEKEKEWMSNPLSFPGTVGYVNLVGQLPLAFEPGERWMYGFSIDVLGAVIEVLTGKSLGEYLKENVFDPLGMTDTGFFVPADKLDRIATLYNINEGMKPSDRGAPTSKPEFESGGGGMFSTVRDYSRFAQMLLHGGTLDGVRILGRKTIDLISTDHLTPEQRRSDNWDTQRGYGYGLGVRVMTNPELAGINGSVGEWGWDGAFGNWFCVDPKENLTCVYLTTNRPGEHYRFIPKLMASMYASLD; encoded by the coding sequence ATGACCCAGCTTATTCACAATACCCTCAGCCGCTTTGTGGACTCCGGCGAGATTGCCGGCTGCTCCGCCCGCATCATGCGCAATGACGAAGTCCTTTTTGAAGAAAGCTTCGGGTACGCGGATATAGAGAGCAAGCTCAAAATGTCCGCTGATACCATCTTTCCCATCGCGTCCATGTCCAAGGTGATCACCGTAGCCGGCATCATGCAGCTTTATGAGCAGGGACTGTTCAAGCTCTGGGATCCTGTCAGCAAGTACCTGCCAGGATTCAAAAACCCGAAGATCGCGAAGGAAAAGCCGGACGGCTCCTATGAGATTGTCGATGCCAAAGGCGAAGTAACCATGCGCCAGCTCTTCACCATGACCAGCGGCGTTCCCTATGGCTGGGCGGACACCGCTGCGGGCCGGATCCGCATTGAAAAGGAAAAAGAATGGATGTCAAACCCTCTCTCCTTTCCGGGTACTGTGGGATATGTCAATCTCGTCGGCCAGCTGCCCCTCGCCTTTGAGCCCGGTGAAAGGTGGATGTACGGCTTTTCCATTGACGTCCTGGGTGCTGTGATTGAGGTGCTCACCGGCAAATCCCTGGGCGAATACCTGAAGGAAAATGTCTTTGATCCCCTCGGCATGACTGATACCGGATTCTTTGTTCCGGCGGACAAGCTGGACCGGATCGCCACGCTGTACAATATCAACGAAGGTATGAAGCCCAGCGACAGGGGCGCGCCCACCTCAAAGCCGGAATTTGAAAGCGGCGGAGGCGGCATGTTCTCCACCGTAAGGGATTATTCCCGTTTTGCCCAGATGCTGCTCCACGGCGGCACCCTGGATGGCGTCCGGATCCTTGGCCGGAAAACCATCGACCTGATCTCCACCGATCACCTGACCCCGGAACAGCGCAGGAGCGACAACTGGGATACCCAGCGGGGCTACGGCTACGGCCTGGGCGTACGCGTCATGACCAATCCGGAGCTGGCAGGCATCAACGGTTCCGTCGGCGAATGGGGCTGGGACGGTGCCTTTGGCAACTGGTTCTGCGTTGACCCGAAGGAAAACCTGACCTGCGTTTACCTGACCACAAACCGTCCCGGAGAGCATTACCGTTTCATTCCGAAGCTGATGGCTTCCATGTATGCCTCCCTGGACTGA
- a CDS encoding MarR family transcriptional regulator encodes MKASRSGDYIAQIRLIGGRVFEKLLAASGTDTFNGPQGKIMDALWQKDGLSAHEIGQRTGLANSTLTSMLDRMESAGLAERRRSKEDRRVIQVFPGPKALACREQYAALSEKMTEIYFQGFSEEEIEAFEGYLLRVLDNVRAADSNDKMIK; translated from the coding sequence ATGAAAGCTTCCCGCAGCGGTGATTATATCGCCCAGATCAGACTGATCGGCGGCCGGGTGTTTGAAAAGCTCCTGGCTGCTTCCGGAACGGACACCTTCAACGGACCCCAGGGCAAGATCATGGACGCGCTCTGGCAGAAGGACGGTCTGTCCGCTCATGAAATCGGCCAGCGGACGGGTCTTGCCAACAGCACGCTGACCAGCATGCTGGACCGGATGGAAAGTGCCGGACTGGCGGAGCGGAGGAGATCCAAAGAGGACCGCCGGGTGATCCAGGTGTTTCCGGGGCCGAAGGCACTGGCCTGCCGGGAACAGTATGCCGCCCTTTCAGAAAAAATGACGGAGATCTACTTCCAGGGCTTCTCGGAAGAGGAGATTGAAGCATTTGAAGGTTACCTGCTGCGTGTACTGGATAACGTGCGCGCCGCGGACAGCAATGACAAAATGATCAAATAA
- a CDS encoding flavin reductase family protein: MKKISLKPTNDYCPQTLFLYGTYDENGKPDFGLFCWFSYTWEKELGVMACIGGSKRTKDNIHKSRVFSANLVTEKILPLADYMGVVDGNKPEKMEGLDLEIEKGQVLPVPVLMDSPVTFELEVKEFLPRQDGEVMLCAIRNVLQDETLADKAKTSTEKLVEIAPVQTTCSRYFSWKGENLGAWGEPMKTFSKKNG, from the coding sequence ATGAAGAAAATCAGCCTGAAGCCCACCAACGACTACTGCCCCCAGACCCTTTTCCTTTACGGAACCTATGATGAGAATGGCAAGCCGGATTTCGGCCTTTTCTGCTGGTTCAGCTATACCTGGGAAAAGGAACTGGGCGTGATGGCCTGTATCGGCGGAAGCAAGCGCACCAAGGACAATATTCATAAGAGCAGAGTATTCTCTGCCAACCTGGTGACGGAAAAGATCCTGCCCCTGGCGGACTATATGGGAGTTGTCGACGGTAACAAGCCGGAGAAAATGGAAGGACTGGACCTGGAGATCGAAAAAGGACAGGTGCTGCCTGTGCCGGTGCTCATGGATTCTCCGGTTACCTTTGAACTGGAAGTGAAGGAGTTCCTGCCCAGGCAGGACGGTGAGGTTATGCTTTGCGCCATCCGCAACGTGCTGCAGGATGAAACCCTTGCCGATAAAGCAAAAACGTCCACGGAGAAGCTGGTGGAGATCGCGCCGGTGCAGACCACCTGCAGCCGCTATTTCAGCTGGAAGGGTGAAAACCTGGGCGCCTGGGGCGAGCCGATGAAGACGTTCAGCAAGAAAAACGGATAA